One Siniperca chuatsi isolate FFG_IHB_CAS linkage group LG3, ASM2008510v1, whole genome shotgun sequence genomic region harbors:
- the LOC122872879 gene encoding wiskott-Aldrich syndrome protein family member 3-like isoform X2: MSRQQPSGSDDDSEWLPPPHPLPPPQHPFPVRGPEDESAARRFVTEEPQQNEPNPGSLLSPRSAMPLVKRIIEPRYLCRGALPDGVASELECVTNSTLAAVIKQLGGLSRYAEDIFGELFTEANSFYLRMNSLQERVDLLAVKVTQLDSTVEEVSLQDINMRKAFRSSTIQDQQVVSRNSILNPVLEMYQRCDKPPPLNILTPYRDDKKDGLKFYTDPSYFFSLWKEKMLQATENKRKEKRRQKEQKHVEESSGREVKKVRKARNRRQEWNLMAYDKELRPDARVTPSPYHTSDGSMSPDRSGMSDDPSFPTSPHHHDAHGHDGKDHVTVATGQTQSLDRALRPASASSAVATATARQHSLGRNQPHHHHPPLTGSANQNGARTNATKEANDHQIPPAPPPPPPLMPSAGQMAFSNSSTHTAAMATPLHPAAAPGNQGGAAVFSRPYSPSPPPPPPANYVPSPSRPGGQAPPSAAAPPLPPVIDGRKPPGGPNVPMNDARSDLLAAIRRGGYRWTFLKENGIKRSVNTSGG, from the exons ATGAGCCGACAGCAGCCGAGCGGCTCCGATGACGACTCAGAGtggctccctcctcctcatcctcttcctcctcctcagcatCCATTCCCGGTCAGAGGACCTGAGGATGAGTCCGCTGCCCGCCGCTTTGTGACGGAGGAACCGCAGCAGAACGAGCCGAACCCCGGAAGCCTCCTCAGCCCGCG GTCAGCCATGCCGTTGGTGAAGCGGATTATTGAACCCAGATATTTGTGTCGCGGCGCTCTGCCTGATGGGGTCGCCAGTGAGCTGGAGTGCGTCACCAACAGCACCCTGGCTGCTGTCATCAAACAGCTCGGAGGACTCA GTCGTTATGCAGAGGACATCTTTGGTGAGCTGTTCACAGAGGCCAACAGTTTCTACCTGAGGATGAACAGCCTGCAGGAGAGAGTGGACCTGCTGGCAGTGAAGGtcacacagctggactccaccGTGGAGGAAG TGTCTCTGCAGGATATCAACATGAGGAAGGCCTTCAGGAGCAGTACCATCCAGGACCAGCAGGTGGTGTCACGGAACTCTATCCTCAACCCAGTGCTAGAAATGTACCAACGCTGCGACAAACCACCACCCCTCAACATCCTGACACCTTACAG gGATGATAAGAAGGACGGTCTGAAGTTCTACACCGACCCGTCTTACTTCTTCAGCCTGTGGAAGGAAAAGATGCTGCAGGCTACCGAGAACAAACGCAAAGAGAAGAGACGACAGAAG GAACAGAAGCATGTGGAGGAGTCTTCAGGAcgagaggtgaagaag GTCAGGAAAGCTCGTAACAGACGGCAGGAGTGGAACCTGATGGCATACGACAAGGAGCTCCGCCCAGATGCTCGAGTGACACCGTCACCTTACCACACCTCTGACGGCTCAATGTCACCtgacag GTCAGGGATGTCAGACGACCCCTCCTTCCCCACCAGCCCCCACCACCATGACGCCCATGGGCATGATGGGAAGGATCATGTCACCGTGGCAACCGGTCAGACTCAGTCGTTGGACCGCGCACTCAGACCCGCCTCTGCGTCCTCTGCGGTTGCCACTGCAACTGCCCGGCAGCACTCGCTGGGCCGCAACCAGCCGCATCACCACCACCCGCCGCTCACTGGCTCGGCCAATCAGAACGGAGCACGGACCAACGCCACCAAGGAGGCCAA TGACCATCAGATCCCTCCAGCCCCCCCACCGCCACCCCCTCTCATGCCGTCAGCGGGACAGATGGCGTTCTCAAACAGCTCCACCCACACTGCCGCCATGGCAACACCGCTGCACCCTGCAGCCGCTCCTGGCAACCAAG GTGGTGCTGCCGTCTTCTCTCGCCCTTACAGCCCGTCCCCTCCCCCGCCTCCCCCGGCTAACTACGTCCCCTCCCCCTCCCGGCCTGGAGGCCAGGCTCCACCCTCGGCTGCTGCGCCCCCGTTGCCCCCGGTGATAGATGGCAGGAAGCCTCCCGGTG